One Alicyclobacillus acidoterrestris DNA window includes the following coding sequences:
- a CDS encoding enoyl-CoA hydratase-related protein has translation MGRSYKYISVDVDGFVALVELRRHQAHNALNLELMEELVAELERLDVDDDVRCTVLTGSTRAFAAGADISEMVDATAVEMKLRNQFRCWDRIRWLRKPLIAAVNGYALGGGCELAMACDIIVAGENAKFGQPEVNLGIMPGAGGTQRLVRAVGKARALEILLTGEPITAEEALQFGLINRVVPSELCVQEALRIAQVISSKAPLAVQLIKESVGKAYDSTLQDGMEYERNCFYLLCGSQDKTEGMRAFMEKRQPFFQGR, from the coding sequence ATGGGGCGTTCATACAAGTATATCTCTGTAGACGTCGACGGTTTTGTCGCACTCGTCGAGCTTCGGCGCCATCAGGCGCACAATGCGCTGAATCTAGAATTGATGGAGGAATTGGTGGCGGAGCTCGAGCGACTAGATGTGGATGATGATGTGCGCTGTACCGTCCTAACCGGTAGCACGCGTGCTTTCGCCGCTGGTGCTGATATATCGGAGATGGTCGATGCGACGGCGGTAGAAATGAAATTGCGCAATCAGTTTCGCTGTTGGGACAGAATTCGCTGGTTAAGAAAGCCGCTGATTGCGGCAGTCAATGGGTATGCACTTGGTGGTGGCTGCGAGCTGGCGATGGCTTGCGACATCATTGTCGCGGGTGAAAATGCGAAATTTGGGCAACCGGAAGTGAACTTAGGCATCATGCCGGGGGCCGGTGGAACGCAGCGCTTGGTTCGAGCGGTCGGGAAAGCGCGGGCGTTGGAGATCTTGTTAACGGGTGAACCCATCACAGCGGAGGAAGCCTTGCAGTTCGGGCTTATCAATCGGGTGGTTCCAAGCGAGTTATGTGTACAAGAAGCGTTACGCATTGCGCAGGTGATTTCAAGCAAGGCGCCATTGGCTGTTCAATTGATTAAAGAATCTGTGGGAAAAGCCTACGACAGTACGCTTCAAGACGGTATGGAGTACGAGCGCAATTGCTTTTATCTCCTTTGTGGGAGTCAGGATAAAACGGAGGGCATGCGCGCGTTTATGGAAAAACGGCAACCTTTTTTCCAAGGTAGATAG
- a CDS encoding EthD family reductase, with protein sequence MVKLVAMYKMPKDKEAFDAHYESVHTPLVKKMPGLQKVEVTRFVGTPMGTEPDYYLMAEMYFLNHEELKNSMKSPEGRAAAKDLMGFAGSIVSMTIGEVVGE encoded by the coding sequence ATGGTAAAACTAGTCGCGATGTACAAAATGCCCAAGGATAAGGAAGCATTTGATGCGCATTATGAAAGCGTTCATACGCCTTTGGTGAAGAAAATGCCCGGCTTGCAGAAGGTTGAAGTAACCCGATTTGTTGGAACGCCGATGGGAACCGAACCGGATTACTACCTGATGGCCGAAATGTACTTTTTAAATCACGAGGAACTGAAGAATTCCATGAAGTCACCAGAGGGGCGAGCTGCGGCAAAGGATTTGATGGGCTTCGCCGGATCGATAGTGTCGATGACGATTGGCGAAGTCGTAGGGGAGTAA
- the paaD gene encoding 1,2-phenylacetyl-CoA epoxidase subunit PaaD produces MEKDTLYSDEALTSALIRALHDVKDPEIPAVSISELGMVYSVKVENGYGKVELLPTFVGCPALEFIRNRVLSSVRGLDGLVGIDVEFVMTKPWSSDRITPEGIRKLREFGIAPPLSNAKHRVVPPCPYCGAADTEIENLFGPTACRAIFYCKNCCQPFEGMKVV; encoded by the coding sequence ATGGAGAAGGATACGCTCTATTCAGATGAAGCGTTAACTTCAGCGTTGATTCGTGCGCTTCATGATGTGAAAGATCCAGAAATTCCTGCGGTGAGCATCAGCGAACTGGGAATGGTCTATAGCGTCAAGGTTGAAAACGGTTACGGAAAGGTTGAGTTGTTGCCGACATTTGTTGGGTGTCCTGCGCTTGAGTTTATTCGCAATCGTGTCTTGTCGAGTGTTCGCGGGCTGGATGGTTTAGTGGGTATTGATGTTGAGTTTGTGATGACGAAGCCATGGTCGTCGGACAGAATCACGCCGGAGGGGATTCGCAAGCTTCGGGAATTCGGCATTGCACCACCGCTTTCGAATGCAAAACATCGTGTTGTCCCACCGTGTCCGTATTGCGGAGCCGCAGATACGGAAATTGAAAATTTATTTGGGCCAACGGCATGTAGAGCAATTTTCTACTGTAAAAACTGTTGTCAACCCTTTGAAGGGATGAAGGTTGTATAG
- the paaC gene encoding 1,2-phenylacetyl-CoA epoxidase subunit PaaC, which translates to MKSQESHQSALVDFLFQLADDELMVGHRNSEWLGVAPDIEEDVAFSSIAQDEIGHATFYYNLLEELHVAPSDALAFERDTRSRRNARLVEAENGDWAATITRHYFYDLFEQVRLSAILHSSYEPLALGASKIIREERYHRLHMETWFKRLAYGGEESRGKLLTAVDAIWGSLDDLFSLGEYAVTLVEAGIISKNAEQLRDEWISLLKPTFDEIGFCLPHIPMMSDGGRVGEHTLPLTNLLDTMSEVYRLQPGAKW; encoded by the coding sequence GTGAAATCACAAGAGAGCCATCAATCTGCACTTGTCGATTTCCTCTTTCAACTTGCAGATGATGAATTGATGGTTGGTCATCGCAATTCTGAGTGGCTGGGGGTTGCGCCAGATATAGAGGAAGACGTCGCCTTTTCGTCTATTGCACAAGATGAAATCGGTCATGCCACATTCTACTACAATTTATTAGAGGAATTGCACGTTGCTCCATCTGATGCGTTAGCGTTTGAACGCGATACCCGTTCTCGCCGGAATGCCCGTTTGGTCGAGGCCGAAAATGGAGATTGGGCTGCGACCATCACTCGCCATTATTTCTACGATTTGTTTGAACAGGTTCGCTTGTCGGCAATTTTACATTCCAGCTACGAGCCGTTGGCTCTGGGGGCATCTAAGATCATTCGGGAAGAACGCTACCATCGATTGCACATGGAAACCTGGTTCAAACGACTTGCTTATGGTGGAGAGGAATCGAGAGGGAAACTGTTGACCGCAGTGGATGCGATATGGGGTTCTTTAGACGATTTATTTTCGCTTGGGGAATATGCTGTAACGCTTGTAGAGGCGGGGATTATCTCCAAGAATGCAGAGCAATTGCGCGATGAGTGGATTTCATTACTCAAGCCGACATTTGATGAAATTGGCTTTTGCTTACCGCATATCCCGATGATGTCAGATGGAGGGCGCGTTGGAGAGCATACCTTGCCTTTAACAAATCTGTTGGACACGATGAGTGAAGTTTATCGGCTTCAACCAGGGGCGAAATGGTGA
- a CDS encoding enoyl-CoA hydratase-related protein has translation MTDEQVVVKYEEEHIAFVKLNRPHALNALNYESLCVLGELVNEIRVRRDLRAVVFFGEGKAFCAGADLKERRTLSPDQVRRNVLKIRDVFTEIENLPQPTIAVLHGFALGGGFELSLACDLRYAAKHTQFGLIETSLAIIPGAGGTQRLTRLVGPMWAKKLIFTAERIQSDLALQLGILTGVEEDFESAKKKAITIARGIAENGPIAVRQAKFAINQGQNVDLTTGLEIESQAYELLIPTKDRLEALDAFAERRKPVFLGE, from the coding sequence ATGACCGATGAACAAGTGGTTGTGAAATATGAGGAGGAACACATTGCGTTTGTGAAGTTAAACCGACCGCATGCGCTGAACGCCTTAAACTATGAGTCTTTGTGCGTTTTGGGTGAGCTAGTCAACGAGATTCGCGTGCGTCGGGATCTAAGGGCCGTTGTGTTTTTTGGGGAGGGCAAGGCATTTTGCGCTGGCGCTGATTTAAAAGAGCGGCGAACGCTCTCTCCCGACCAAGTAAGACGCAATGTACTCAAAATAAGAGACGTATTTACGGAAATTGAGAACCTGCCACAGCCAACCATCGCTGTACTTCATGGTTTCGCATTGGGTGGTGGATTTGAGCTTTCACTCGCATGCGATTTGAGATACGCAGCGAAACATACGCAATTCGGTTTAATTGAGACGAGTTTGGCGATTATTCCAGGTGCTGGCGGAACACAACGGTTAACTCGGCTTGTGGGCCCAATGTGGGCGAAGAAGTTGATATTCACAGCTGAACGGATTCAGTCGGATCTTGCGCTGCAACTTGGCATATTGACTGGTGTCGAAGAGGATTTTGAATCCGCTAAAAAGAAAGCGATTACAATCGCGAGGGGAATTGCTGAGAACGGGCCGATTGCTGTTCGACAAGCGAAGTTTGCGATCAATCAAGGACAGAATGTCGATCTCACCACAGGGTTGGAAATCGAGTCACAGGCTTATGAATTGTTGATTCCCACGAAAGATCGCCTGGAAGCGTTAGATGCCTTTGCGGAAAGAAGAAAGCCGGTATTTCTTGGAGAATAG
- the paaA gene encoding 1,2-phenylacetyl-CoA epoxidase subunit PaaA — protein sequence MSDVRMKEFMERIERGQKIEATDWMPDEYRLLLLRLIHMHGVSEIMGAYPEKEWVPKAPTLRRKLSLLAKVQDEMGHGQLLLRVAEDLAAPLGKVRDDLITDIFTGKIKFHNVFHMEAPTWADAGIIGWLVDGAAIITQTALLDCSYGPYARVLKRICAEESFHMHHGESIILSLAEGTEAQRQMLQEALNRWWNSLMFFFGPTEVSDAASRMIYYRIRFKSNEALRQKFLSRYVPRIRTIGLTVPDANLYYDEAEQKWHYTEPDWEYFSNIVRKNQGPKSQERVQLRREAHEGNRWVRDALLHSQEKAVI from the coding sequence ATGAGTGACGTGCGAATGAAGGAATTTATGGAGAGGATTGAACGGGGTCAAAAGATTGAAGCAACGGACTGGATGCCCGATGAGTATCGACTTCTCTTATTACGGTTGATTCATATGCATGGCGTGAGTGAAATTATGGGGGCCTATCCGGAAAAAGAATGGGTACCCAAGGCACCTACGCTGCGCAGAAAGTTATCTTTGCTCGCAAAGGTTCAGGATGAGATGGGGCATGGTCAATTACTGCTAAGAGTAGCGGAAGACTTAGCAGCGCCCTTGGGTAAAGTTCGGGATGATTTGATTACGGACATTTTTACGGGAAAAATAAAGTTTCACAATGTGTTCCATATGGAAGCGCCTACATGGGCGGACGCTGGAATCATTGGTTGGCTCGTGGACGGTGCGGCCATCATCACACAAACTGCACTGTTGGATTGTTCCTACGGACCTTATGCCCGTGTATTAAAGCGGATATGTGCGGAAGAGAGTTTTCATATGCATCACGGGGAATCCATCATTTTGTCATTGGCGGAGGGGACAGAAGCGCAGCGACAGATGCTCCAAGAAGCCTTGAATCGTTGGTGGAATTCTTTAATGTTTTTCTTTGGTCCCACTGAAGTTTCGGATGCAGCTTCTCGAATGATTTACTATCGCATCCGCTTTAAATCGAATGAAGCGTTGCGCCAAAAATTCTTGAGTCGCTATGTGCCACGCATCCGCACCATCGGCTTAACCGTTCCGGATGCAAATCTCTATTACGACGAGGCTGAACAAAAGTGGCACTATACAGAGCCAGATTGGGAATACTTCTCGAACATTGTTCGAAAGAATCAGGGGCCAAAATCCCAGGAACGCGTACAATTGCGGCGTGAGGCGCACGAGGGGAATCGATGGGTCCGTGATGCGTTGCTTCATTCTCAGGAGAAAGCGGTCATTTAA
- a CDS encoding TetR/AcrR family transcriptional regulator — MEKKSAQREQILQEARRLFSQKGYHGTKIRDIANARGILSGSLYSHISSKEDLLFEIASDGAEAFVTAIQSVANSSMTPTEKVRAGLAAHIRVISNHLDVSRVFLHEWHALSDERRDIIQQKRDEYEMYWKDILESGVQAGEFVISDPKFARLLILSVANWVYNWYQPDGELTPEDIADRFANVILFGLRHSE; from the coding sequence ATGGAGAAGAAATCGGCACAAAGAGAGCAGATTTTGCAGGAGGCCCGTCGTTTATTCAGTCAAAAGGGGTATCACGGCACAAAAATCCGAGATATCGCGAATGCGCGAGGGATACTTTCTGGAAGCTTATACAGTCATATTTCATCCAAAGAAGACTTGCTATTTGAGATTGCGAGCGACGGTGCTGAGGCGTTTGTCACCGCTATTCAGAGTGTCGCAAATAGCTCTATGACCCCAACTGAGAAGGTACGGGCGGGGCTTGCAGCTCACATTCGGGTCATTTCGAACCATTTGGATGTGTCTAGGGTCTTTTTGCACGAGTGGCATGCGCTTTCGGATGAACGCCGCGACATCATACAACAAAAGCGTGATGAGTATGAGATGTATTGGAAAGACATCTTAGAGAGCGGTGTTCAGGCGGGGGAGTTTGTCATTTCGGATCCAAAGTTCGCAAGATTGCTGATCTTGTCCGTAGCAAATTGGGTATATAACTGGTACCAGCCTGATGGTGAACTTACACCAGAGGATATAGCGGATAGGTTTGCCAACGTGATCTTATTTGGGCTGAGGCATTCTGAATGA
- a CDS encoding IS256 family transposase: MASTDKIALLELIRKIGLEDGDVDFLKEGLRVLTQAVMEAEVSSLIGAERYERSEKRSNSRNGYREREWDTRVGTIDLQIPKLRKGSYFPSMLEPRRKAEKALLSVVQEAYVHGVSTRKVDELVESMGIQGISKSEVSRICKELDEVVQEFKNRPLEGTYPYLWLDATFPRVREGGRVQSMAFVIAIGVRDTGEREVLGFDIGTSEDGSFWLTFIRSLVARGLRGVQLVISDAHEGLRSAIGSALTGATWQRCRVHTMRNILSQVPRASQPMVSSIVRTIFAQPTQETAKQQLDVVVEQLRGKFPKAMDVLERAEEDVLAYMAFPKEHWKQICSTNPLERLNRELRRRFDVVGIFPNRESVIRLGGAILQEQNDEWIVARRYFSRESMAKLMSTQEPQLLAPTSVLHK; the protein is encoded by the coding sequence ATGGCTTCTACAGACAAGATCGCACTTTTGGAGTTAATTCGCAAGATCGGATTAGAAGATGGTGATGTCGATTTTTTGAAGGAAGGGCTGAGAGTCCTAACCCAGGCGGTGATGGAGGCTGAAGTGAGCTCTTTGATTGGCGCTGAACGGTATGAGCGCAGTGAGAAACGCAGCAATAGCCGTAATGGTTACAGAGAACGGGAATGGGACACCCGTGTCGGAACGATTGATTTGCAGATTCCGAAGCTTCGGAAAGGAAGCTACTTCCCCAGCATGCTAGAGCCTCGGCGGAAAGCTGAGAAGGCGTTGCTGTCCGTTGTTCAAGAGGCGTATGTGCATGGTGTGAGCACCCGCAAGGTGGACGAGTTGGTTGAGTCTATGGGCATTCAAGGAATTAGCAAGAGTGAAGTATCTCGTATCTGCAAAGAGTTAGACGAAGTAGTGCAGGAATTTAAAAACCGCCCACTTGAGGGGACATACCCATATCTATGGTTGGATGCGACATTCCCGAGAGTCCGTGAAGGCGGACGAGTTCAGAGTATGGCATTTGTAATTGCAATTGGCGTGCGAGACACCGGTGAGCGTGAGGTGTTGGGGTTTGACATTGGGACTAGTGAGGACGGCTCGTTTTGGCTGACATTCATCCGAAGTCTGGTTGCGCGTGGGTTGCGTGGTGTACAGCTGGTAATTAGTGATGCTCACGAAGGACTGCGCAGTGCGATTGGCTCTGCGTTGACCGGAGCGACCTGGCAGCGCTGTCGAGTTCATACAATGCGCAACATCCTCAGCCAGGTGCCTAGAGCGTCGCAACCGATGGTCTCGTCTATTGTCCGGACCATATTCGCTCAGCCAACACAGGAAACAGCCAAACAGCAACTGGATGTGGTTGTAGAGCAACTTCGTGGAAAGTTTCCAAAGGCGATGGATGTCTTGGAACGTGCAGAGGAAGACGTGCTAGCGTACATGGCATTCCCAAAGGAACACTGGAAACAGATATGCTCGACAAACCCGCTTGAGCGCTTAAATCGTGAACTCAGGCGACGCTTCGATGTCGTTGGTATCTTCCCGAACCGAGAGTCTGTCATTCGTCTAGGCGGAGCAATCCTCCAGGAACAGAACGATGAATGGATTGTAGCAAGGCGCTACTTTAGCCGAGAGTCAATGGCAAAACTCATGAGCACTCAAGAACCGCAATTACTGGCGCCAACGTCAGTTTTGCATAAATAG
- a CDS encoding helix-turn-helix transcriptional regulator — protein sequence MVKNRIRELRNQLGISQIELAKELQITRQTVIAIELGKYNPSLELALKICRYFHLRVEDIFELVEDESV from the coding sequence GTGGTAAAAAATCGAATACGTGAACTTCGAAATCAACTAGGCATATCGCAAATTGAGCTCGCAAAGGAACTGCAGATTACTCGGCAAACCGTCATCGCCATTGAATTGGGCAAGTACAATCCAAGTCTGGAGTTAGCACTAAAAATATGTCGATATTTCCATCTGAGGGTTGAAGATATTTTTGAATTGGTGGAGGACGAGTCCGTATGA
- a CDS encoding CRISPR-associated endonuclease Cas2, whose translation MQKSVFECQLDELQYVEFIRSLRDLVHPTEDNVRVYRVRDFTHKHGCL comes from the coding sequence GTGCAGAAATCTGTGTTTGAGTGTCAATTGGATGAACTGCAATACGTGGAATTTATCCGATCCCTTCGCGACCTCGTTCACCCGACGGAAGACAATGTCCGCGTCTATCGCGTACGCGACTTTACCCATAAACACGGCTGTCTCTAG
- a CDS encoding IS3 family transposase, whose amino-acid sequence MVAQLVKEGFRVPVIAKALELNRTYCYSLLKEPVKKAKKAVIDKDALLKQRIRHLCERFPRYGYRRIKVMLRRQYSMQVNHKRVHRLMREMGLLVKSPQREASRKKRSGKIPVSQSNEHFQCDMTKIWCGKDGWGYLFAVIDAYDREIVGYSFSRYCRTEELLQAVDNAFNYRFPSGVLGANLTLRTDNGCQMTSRRFVQAMKDCQVKHERTGYNNPDADGYIERFFRSLKEEEVWMQEYDNFAEAQIAIKTYIEFYNKERPHSALGYRTPQEFRKWKESKEAA is encoded by the coding sequence TTGGTTGCTCAGCTCGTCAAGGAAGGGTTTCGGGTCCCAGTGATTGCGAAAGCATTGGAGCTGAATCGAACTTATTGTTATAGCTTGTTAAAGGAGCCTGTGAAGAAGGCGAAAAAAGCGGTTATAGATAAAGACGCCCTATTGAAACAGCGGATTCGCCATCTATGCGAGAGGTTCCCACGATATGGATACCGTAGAATCAAGGTCATGTTGCGTCGTCAATACAGCATGCAGGTAAACCACAAACGAGTACACCGGCTCATGCGGGAAATGGGATTGTTGGTCAAATCCCCACAGCGAGAAGCTTCCCGAAAGAAGCGGTCTGGAAAGATTCCGGTGAGTCAGTCAAACGAACACTTCCAGTGCGATATGACAAAGATTTGGTGTGGTAAGGATGGCTGGGGATATCTATTCGCGGTAATCGATGCGTACGACCGTGAAATTGTGGGGTATTCGTTTTCGCGCTATTGCCGGACAGAGGAATTGCTGCAGGCTGTGGATAACGCATTCAACTACCGATTCCCGAGCGGGGTACTAGGCGCAAACTTAACGCTCAGAACTGACAACGGATGCCAAATGACAAGTCGACGATTCGTACAAGCCATGAAGGACTGCCAGGTGAAACATGAACGGACAGGTTATAACAACCCGGACGCAGATGGCTATATCGAACGTTTCTTCCGTTCGTTGAAGGAGGAAGAAGTTTGGATGCAGGAATACGACAACTTCGCGGAAGCCCAGATCGCAATCAAAACGTATATTGAGTTCTACAACAAAGAGCGCCCGCACTCAGCGTTGGGCTATCGTACACCGCAGGAATTCAGAAAATGGAAGGAATCAAAAGAGGCAGCGTAG
- a CDS encoding transposase — protein sequence MPGRKWTVDEKMNIVLEGMVPGANISEVCRQHGVAQSLYYKWRDAFLTGGRAGLQSGPSTREQELEKQLQEAMSKIGEQAMEIDVLRKKSNWGRK from the coding sequence ATGCCAGGACGTAAGTGGACTGTGGACGAGAAAATGAACATTGTGTTGGAAGGGATGGTTCCCGGGGCGAATATCAGCGAGGTTTGCCGACAGCATGGTGTGGCCCAAAGTCTGTATTACAAGTGGCGTGACGCATTTCTGACTGGTGGACGAGCAGGGCTTCAGTCAGGTCCTTCTACCCGGGAGCAGGAGTTGGAGAAGCAGTTGCAGGAAGCCATGAGCAAAATTGGCGAGCAGGCTATGGAAATCGATGTGTTGCGAAAAAAATCGAACTGGGGCCGGAAGTAA
- the tnpA gene encoding IS66 family insertion sequence element accessory protein TnpA, with protein sequence MSRTELREEWEGRLAEFEPSGQTATAWCAEQGINIHRFRYWSSKLRENRRKPSNGEVRWLSVEMESVIKPSSNEALTVQVGQARIEVSEGFNAKLFIQVVQALANAHP encoded by the coding sequence ATGTCAAGAACCGAGCTACGTGAAGAATGGGAGGGTCGCCTCGCCGAGTTTGAGCCTAGTGGGCAAACTGCTACAGCCTGGTGTGCGGAGCAAGGAATCAATATCCATCGTTTCCGCTACTGGTCCAGCAAGCTTCGAGAGAATCGACGAAAGCCTTCAAACGGAGAGGTTCGTTGGCTTTCAGTGGAGATGGAATCAGTCATTAAACCGAGCAGTAACGAAGCGCTCACTGTTCAGGTTGGTCAAGCCAGGATTGAAGTGTCTGAGGGCTTCAACGCCAAACTGTTCATACAGGTCGTTCAGGCTTTGGCAAATGCTCATCCATGA
- a CDS encoding DUF5348 domain-containing protein, producing MKGNLQFSPLWDRWYFTHDKVEYDLHCGDAIEIRVGDRYYGARIELCAEGWYVIFRDDAQCSDAFVLMRNRTYAARWIYT from the coding sequence ATGAAGGGAAATCTACAATTCAGTCCACTGTGGGACCGATGGTACTTTACACATGATAAAGTCGAATATGACTTGCATTGCGGAGACGCGATTGAAATCCGGGTTGGCGACAGATATTATGGCGCGAGAATTGAGTTGTGTGCCGAGGGATGGTATGTGATTTTCCGTGACGATGCACAGTGCAGTGACGCATTCGTGCTGATGCGCAACCGAACCTACGCTGCAAGGTGGATATATACCTAG
- a CDS encoding MFS transporter — protein sequence MRYTKMWALILGSALNTLGLFITIPIINIYAVDAFHLSAVQIGFISGIWPGTVFCMSFFTGMLAQRRGYVDTLRGGTAVNGLSFLLMTFASNISIFCFSLFLLGLGKAMADSSSRAAIRYLSSTGDSERYFRLRYLLQNVSCVIGPLIGVAAYRFIYGKTFLISMLMFLVYLIITFTGLRRRDFKNESNDQPSILKNFSVLKDGSLQLWIMSGTCILIAYGAYESLMPVVILNAHGTRPNYGFLVSLNAIVVILIQLGHLKLFKNSSLRRSILFGFILLAAGFALYAIEWEPYVMTVIATIVVSIGESVLFPCFDVVMGRISPDNKSALYYGAGELRQVGFFLGPSIGGLLLAYGGPVSLFIASALSIIVAGVLFNRVAFFGSNQNSDYDTKQM from the coding sequence ATGCGGTATACAAAAATGTGGGCGCTGATTTTAGGAAGCGCCCTTAATACACTGGGTCTATTCATCACAATTCCAATTATTAACATATATGCAGTGGATGCATTTCATCTTTCAGCGGTTCAGATTGGTTTTATTTCAGGTATATGGCCTGGTACAGTATTTTGTATGAGTTTTTTTACTGGAATGTTGGCACAGCGTCGAGGGTACGTGGATACTCTTCGTGGGGGAACTGCTGTAAATGGCCTGTCATTTCTTTTAATGACTTTTGCATCCAATATAAGTATATTTTGTTTTTCACTCTTTTTATTGGGCTTAGGTAAGGCAATGGCGGATAGTTCTAGTCGTGCTGCGATAAGGTATCTTTCATCAACTGGGGACAGTGAGCGGTATTTTAGATTAAGGTATTTACTACAGAATGTTTCTTGCGTAATAGGGCCACTAATCGGAGTGGCTGCCTATAGGTTTATCTACGGAAAAACATTTCTGATTAGTATGCTGATGTTTTTAGTCTACCTGATAATTACATTTACGGGTCTTAGAAGACGTGATTTCAAAAACGAATCGAACGACCAACCAAGCATCCTCAAAAATTTTTCAGTTCTTAAGGATGGCAGTTTGCAACTATGGATAATGAGCGGAACATGTATTTTGATTGCTTATGGAGCTTACGAGTCACTCATGCCTGTAGTTATACTAAATGCACATGGTACTAGACCAAATTATGGTTTCCTAGTGTCCCTTAACGCTATTGTCGTAATTCTAATTCAACTTGGGCACTTAAAGCTTTTTAAAAATAGCTCCTTAAGAAGGTCCATTTTATTTGGTTTTATTCTTTTAGCAGCAGGGTTTGCTCTCTATGCTATAGAGTGGGAGCCTTACGTTATGACAGTGATCGCAACAATAGTGGTTTCTATCGGAGAATCCGTACTCTTTCCTTGTTTTGACGTCGTAATGGGGAGGATATCTCCAGATAATAAAAGCGCGTTGTATTACGGCGCTGGTGAGTTGAGACAAGTCGGATTTTTCTTAGGCCCATCAATTGGTGGTTTACTGTTAGCCTACGGAGGACCAGTGTCATTGTTCATTGCTTCTGCATTAAGCATTATTGTTGCGGGAGTACTCTTCAACAGAGTTGCCTTTTTCGGGAGTAACCAAAACAGTGATTACGACACTAAACAAATGTAA
- a CDS encoding ATP-grasp domain-containing protein: MTTNDLPSMCPAFDAYLQTDEYAVYLAAEIREYLKVPGLCTADVIKFRDKVLMKKALNGQVRAPRVYGSKDLFENRDLFPIVAKPRSYAGSKGVSILSSKEDLHEYLQANDVIMDDAIESFHEFSMNEVEFEEYVEGSIFHVDGLIFDNEIIFCRASQYLGKLLNYLKGEPVGSVSVGDRREQELWKEFVQQIHDVMRIPDGAFHLEAFLTNEGERVFLEIGARPGGGLIVSTIEKAIGLNLDEAHLQCQLGIIPIINDKSEVHYGWLMYPKEYYAESERRITEVRLPKAMPSSVMWSKVPEVGQSNTGSFSYINNLGSFVFVSEVNSQIYDDIEVLLRDYSVLW; this comes from the coding sequence ATGACGACGAATGACCTACCTTCAATGTGTCCTGCGTTTGACGCTTACCTCCAAACTGACGAATACGCTGTGTATCTTGCTGCAGAAATACGTGAATATCTTAAGGTTCCAGGTCTTTGTACAGCAGATGTAATCAAGTTCCGTGATAAAGTACTAATGAAAAAAGCTCTGAACGGTCAAGTGAGAGCACCGCGTGTATATGGGTCAAAAGACCTATTTGAAAATAGGGATCTATTCCCTATAGTCGCTAAACCCCGTTCTTATGCAGGCAGTAAAGGTGTCTCCATTCTTTCTTCAAAAGAAGATTTGCACGAGTATTTACAAGCAAACGATGTAATAATGGATGACGCGATAGAATCCTTCCACGAGTTTTCTATGAATGAAGTAGAGTTTGAAGAATACGTCGAAGGTTCTATATTCCATGTCGATGGTCTCATTTTTGATAATGAAATCATCTTTTGTCGCGCATCTCAATATTTAGGTAAACTTCTTAACTACCTTAAGGGTGAGCCAGTAGGATCAGTTTCAGTTGGAGACAGACGTGAGCAGGAGCTTTGGAAAGAGTTTGTTCAACAAATTCATGATGTAATGAGAATTCCTGATGGTGCATTTCACTTAGAGGCCTTCCTTACAAATGAAGGAGAGAGAGTATTCTTAGAAATAGGCGCTCGTCCCGGCGGAGGTCTAATTGTTTCGACTATTGAGAAAGCGATAGGGCTTAATTTAGATGAAGCTCATTTGCAGTGTCAACTAGGTATTATTCCTATTATAAATGATAAGTCAGAAGTACATTATGGTTGGCTTATGTATCCGAAGGAATATTACGCAGAAAGTGAACGGAGAATAACTGAGGTGCGATTACCAAAGGCTATGCCTTCCTCAGTAATGTGGTCAAAGGTTCCAGAAGTAGGTCAGTCAAACACAGGCTCATTTTCGTATATTAACAACTTAGGTAGCTTTGTCTTTGTTTCCGAGGTAAACTCACAAATATATGATGACATAGAGGTACTACTTCGGGATTATTCTGTTTTATGGTAA